Below is a window of Gossypium hirsutum isolate 1008001.06 chromosome A12, Gossypium_hirsutum_v2.1, whole genome shotgun sequence DNA.
CTTAGGCAACGATCTTTTTTTATCGGCGGCTGCCAAAAGGCAAGCCAGCCGATCGCAATGAAAATCTTAAGTTGGAATGTCCATGGTTTGGGAAATTCACGGACAATTCGCAGGCTTCGGCATACGCTGAAGATACACATTCCCCAAATGGTCTTCTTCATGAAGACAAAGATTAATAAAGTACAGATGGAACGAGTGCAAAGAAGTTGTAGGTTTATCAATGGCGTTGATGTGGATTCCGACGGGTCGAGAGGAGGCTTATGCCTAGCTTGGAAAGATGATGTTTCCATTACGCTTCAGAGCTTCTCAAAAAGGCATATTGACGTATTTGTTGATGATCAGAATAATAGACAGCAATGGAGATTTACAGGCTTCTATGGTTCTCTTTATGCACAAGGGAGGGATGAATCATGGAACCTACTAAGAGGTTTACGTAGCAATGAGGAACTATTTTGGCTTGTTTGCGGAGATTTTAATGAAATCATGTATGACTTCGAAAAAAAAGGAGGGATACCTAGAGAAGAAAGAAGAATGGAAGTTTTTTGTAATGCTTTAGAAGATTGTCGACTGATGGATATAGGTTACTCTAGAAAATGGTTCACTTGGGAAAGGGGGAATTTGCCAGAAACAAACATTCGAGAGCGTTTGGATAGAGGAGTGGCAAATGAAAATTGGATGTCAATGTTTTCTAAAGTCACCATTCAATATTTGGTGCACTCGACATCTGATTATTGTCCCCTTTTAATAACcataaataaagatgataaatggagtcagaaaaattttaaatttgaagctTGGTGGGTATTGGAGGAATCGTTCGAAGCTAAAGTTAAATTTCTGTGGGAAAAAAGAGCTTTTAACTTCAAAGCTGTTTGAATTAATGAAAGCTGAGAGGAGTGATAATAATTTAGCAGAGCTGATTGATACAAAGGTGGAACTGAACTTGGAGATTGACAAGGATGAAAGATACTAGAAGCAGAGAGTAAGAGCAAACTGGCTGAAACTTGGGGACAGGAATACAGCTTTCTTCCATAGTCTCGCGACACAAAGGCGATAAAAAAACAGCATCCGAAAGCTACAGAATCCAAATGGAAGAGAGATACAGAATATACAAGAAATGGAAAAAATCGTTAAATCCTATTTCTAGGAGTTATTTGAGGCTGGGGAACCTGGCATGTATGAACATCTTTTAACAGGTATTGAACGGTGTATTACTGAAAAGGATAATAGCATACTCAAGACGCAATATATAATGGATGAGATTAGGGAGGTACTGACAAGCACAAAAGCACCAGGTGAAGATGGCTTTCcggctttatttttttaaaaatactagcACATTGTTGCGGGTGAGGTCTCAACTTTTTATCTTCAACATCTGAATAGTGGCATGGAGGTTAGTCCAATCAATACCACACATATTGTGCTTATTCCAAAAAAGTAAATCTGACCAACCTTTTCCATTTTCGTCCCATTAGCTTATGTAATGTTGTTTATAAAATATTAGCAAAGGCTATTGCTAATCGCTTTAGAGGAGTCTCGGAGAAATGCATTGATAATGCACAGAGTGCTTTTGTGCCAAGAAGACTAATTTCAGACAATGTATTATTGGCGTAAGAAATTTTACATACCCTAAGGAGgaaaaaaatagggaaaaagtGACTCATGGCAGTAAAATTCGATATGAATAAAGCATATGATAGAGTTAAATGGACTTCTGTGAAAGAGATGATGAGGAAAATGGGTTTTGACCCAAATTGGatcaattttattatgaaatgtgtaTCTACCATCTCCTATTCAGTGATACTTAATGGCAGGTTGGGGAGTTATTTCAACCTATGAGAGGATTATGACAAGGTGACCCTTTAAGtccattttttttttgatttgtgGAGAAGGCTTATCTAGCCTAATGAAGCTGGCACTTCGAGAAGGGCATTTAATAGGGGTTAAGGCGAGCAGAAGAGGTCCACAATTTTCACATTTACTCTTTGCAGATGATTACATTCTTTTTGGAGACTGAAAGGAGAGCTAGAttcctaaaaaatattttacgcGAGTATGGAAATTGTTCGAGTCAAAGAGTCAATTTTGATAAATCCATAGTTTTCTTTAGCTCTAATACTCGAGAGGAAGAAAAGAGAGTAGTTACTCGCATATTGGGCATACGAAGTTCTAATGATCTAGAACGTTACCTTGGATTACCGAATATGATAGGTAGAAGAAAAAAGAAGTTTTCATTAAGGCTATTCTTCAAGCTATCCCGACGTATGCGGT
It encodes the following:
- the LOC107920487 gene encoding uncharacterized protein; the encoded protein is MKILSWNVHGLGNSRTIRRLRHTLKIHIPQMVFFMKTKINKVQMERVQRSCRFINGVDVDSDGSRGGLCLAWKDDVSITLQSFSKRHIDVFVDDQNNRQQWRFTGFYGSLYAQGRDESWNLLRGLRSNEELFWLVCGDFNEIMYDFEKKGGIPREERRMEVFCNALEDCRLMDIGYSRKWFTWERGNLPETNIRERLDRGVANENWMSMFSKVTIQYLVHSTSDYCPLLITINKDDKWSQKNFKFEAWWVLEESFEAKVKFLWEKRAFNFKAV